The following are encoded together in the Sphingomonas insulae genome:
- a CDS encoding autotransporter assembly complex protein TamA, whose translation MQTGVTDPNGNAPIVPDSEFNAALPPLSGDINAPLEPMPAVQQPAKAGTAAAPANTPVVQPPLVNPDGSLPAAAAENPELAQPLQPLSTFNTAPLQTAADTKDADAPQIRYDTELKGLEKLDLAGQFKALSALREGGGKAANATQVAARAREDEALAVRLMKSLGYYDGTATSLVETVPDATDATKPARLRAIVTATPGRLYTLSSVDIEAQPVTPPDLLRRNLPLKVGDPIEAARIQGAEANVSLTLPQQGYPFVKVGDRDILLDDQSEKATGAYTLPVDTGPRSSFGNLVPAGDPVFDLKHLNVFPRFKDGDLYDSRKTDDLRDALVATGLFSSVAVEPQRTARTNPDGTEAVDLLVRQTKGPARTLAGSAGYSTGQGIKAEGSWTHRNLFPPEGALIGTIVAGTQEQGASGTFRRSNAGKRDKTFTAIASAVHQNYDAFDAFTGTLSARWSYVSTPIWQKRFTYYYGGELVGTNESVYDFTQGRNVRRTYGIAALPGQVEWDTSDSLLNPTRGYRLRLNVSPEGSVSGGFKPYVRTQIEATYYYPVSTSLVIAGRARAASIQGIARDDLAPSRRYYGGGGGSVRGYGYQRLGPFDPNGDPVGGRSLNEFALEARYRFGNFGIVPFVDAGNSYESSLPKGSELKFGAGIGGRFYTNFGPMRIDVATPLNPRPGDGKVALYISIGQAF comes from the coding sequence GTGCAAACCGGCGTCACCGACCCGAATGGCAATGCGCCGATCGTCCCCGATAGCGAGTTCAATGCCGCCCTGCCGCCGCTCAGCGGCGACATCAACGCGCCGCTCGAGCCGATGCCCGCGGTACAGCAGCCGGCTAAAGCGGGTACGGCAGCCGCTCCCGCCAATACGCCGGTCGTGCAGCCGCCGCTGGTGAACCCGGACGGATCGCTGCCGGCCGCCGCGGCGGAGAACCCCGAACTGGCGCAGCCGCTGCAGCCGCTATCCACGTTCAACACCGCGCCGTTGCAGACCGCGGCCGACACCAAGGACGCCGATGCACCGCAGATCCGTTACGATACGGAGCTGAAGGGCTTGGAGAAGCTCGACCTTGCCGGACAGTTCAAGGCACTGTCGGCATTGCGCGAAGGCGGCGGAAAGGCCGCCAACGCGACGCAGGTCGCAGCCCGCGCGCGCGAGGACGAGGCGCTGGCCGTGCGGCTGATGAAGTCGCTGGGTTATTACGACGGCACCGCGACATCTCTGGTCGAGACGGTGCCCGATGCCACCGATGCCACCAAGCCCGCCCGGCTGCGGGCCATCGTCACGGCGACCCCGGGGCGGCTCTATACTCTGTCGTCCGTGGACATCGAGGCGCAACCGGTGACCCCGCCGGACCTGCTGCGTCGCAACCTGCCGCTCAAGGTCGGCGACCCGATCGAGGCGGCGCGCATCCAGGGCGCGGAGGCGAACGTCAGTCTGACGCTGCCGCAACAGGGCTATCCCTTCGTCAAGGTCGGCGATCGCGACATCCTGCTCGACGATCAGTCGGAAAAGGCGACCGGCGCCTATACCCTGCCGGTCGATACCGGCCCGCGGTCGAGCTTCGGCAATCTGGTCCCCGCCGGCGATCCGGTATTCGACCTGAAGCATCTCAACGTTTTTCCGCGTTTCAAGGACGGCGATCTGTACGACAGTCGCAAGACCGACGACCTGCGCGATGCGCTGGTCGCGACAGGCCTGTTTTCCAGCGTCGCGGTCGAACCGCAGCGAACGGCGCGGACCAATCCGGACGGCACCGAAGCGGTGGACCTGCTCGTGCGCCAGACCAAGGGGCCCGCGCGAACCCTGGCGGGCAGCGCCGGTTACTCGACAGGGCAGGGCATCAAGGCCGAGGGCAGCTGGACGCACCGCAACCTGTTCCCGCCAGAGGGCGCGCTGATCGGCACGATCGTCGCCGGTACCCAGGAACAGGGTGCGTCGGGCACGTTCCGCCGATCCAATGCCGGCAAACGCGACAAGACGTTCACCGCCATCGCCAGCGCCGTGCACCAGAATTACGATGCGTTCGATGCCTTTACCGGCACCCTGTCGGCACGGTGGAGCTATGTCTCGACCCCCATCTGGCAGAAGAGATTCACCTATTACTATGGCGGCGAACTGGTCGGGACGAACGAGAGCGTCTACGACTTCACCCAAGGCCGCAACGTCCGCCGCACCTATGGCATCGCGGCTTTGCCCGGCCAGGTGGAATGGGACACGTCGGACAGCCTGCTCAATCCGACGCGGGGCTATCGCTTGCGCCTGAACGTCAGCCCCGAAGGATCGGTGAGCGGCGGGTTCAAACCCTATGTCCGCACGCAGATCGAGGCGACCTATTATTATCCGGTGTCGACCAGCCTGGTGATCGCCGGCCGTGCACGCGCGGCATCGATCCAGGGTATCGCCCGCGACGATCTCGCCCCATCGCGGCGCTATTATGGCGGCGGCGGCGGCTCTGTCCGCGGCTATGGCTATCAACGGCTTGGGCCGTTCGATCCCAACGGCGATCCGGTCGGCGGCCGGTCGCTGAACGAATTCGCGCTGGAGGCGCGCTACCGGTTCGGCAATTTCGGCATCGTCCCGTTCGTCGATGCCGGCAACAGCTATGAATCGAGCTTGCCCAAGGGCTCCGAGCTGAAATTCGGCGCCGGTATCGGTGGCCGCTTCTACACCAACTTCGGGCCGATGCGGATCGACGTGGCGACCCCGCTCAATCCGCGTCCGGGCGACGGCAAGGTCGCCCTCTACATCTCGATCGGGCAGGCATTCTGA
- a CDS encoding translocation/assembly module TamB domain-containing protein has translation MAQDSPVTEPTGDTVVATKRPLWQRILKWILFVVLGLVILVGAVVLGINTDPGRRFVANRIGGYTTASGLNIKVGRIDGSLYGQMVLSDVRVADPKGVFLTSPRLSVDWRPFAFVDNHVDVRTLSTDLVTLARRPELKQTPSDPNAPLLPDLDIDVNRLHVGRLVLAKPVTGQTHMVRIDGAVHIADRRAQLVTDAAALKGAGVAGGDTLHLKLDAVPEQNKLDIDMKLNAPVGGVVATMGSLKAPLTATVDGRGSWKAWQGKALATLGGGQLANLDVSARDGHIQVRGFTTPGLYLQGPVERLTVPRLDLALDTTLNDRKADTRLTLKSDALAVDAGGLLDLANSRFGNFAVDAKLLTPGAIAPNLRGRDVTARVVLDGAFATPTVDYKVKAAAIGFGTTTVENVYAEGLARVNADRILVPVNARARRVTGLNAAIGGLANNVRIQGDFAIAMPNILSDNLRIRSDNIDATAVIVANTQTGRYTGALKGRVNNYRLDSIGILNLSTDAKLVPGANGGFGITGRVVAQTKQLFNSGVRDFLGGNAIVRSDIGYSPEGIVTFRNLRMSAPGFRITRGEGRFDPANGSVLVNAEAYSAQYGPLSARVTGSATAPVVVLRAARPGVGIGLVNLNARVVGRNGAYAVTASGGTDYGPFTADVLVRPSPQLTVDVNRVVLGGIAAHGRIAATAAGPFAGSLQFAGRGVSGSVKLGNQGGYQRADVAARAYNASIPGVADFTIGRAIVTGNVVMFPKAPQVIADVQVADTRYNAFVIQAMRAKVNYVGGRGTAQALLTGSSGVPLRVAVNAQLSPGNYLVAAQGQANNIPFHTVNPARITSVASAYRLAATRIDFGQGPTAGSARIAGSFGGGITAAQARLDRLNLSMLSAFVPDLGLSGAVTGSLDYRQQGSAIPAADARLAISGFQRTGLAAVSEPVDVQFVGRLVPDGGEARALIKRGPNTIGRLLATLRPLPPGAGSWTMRLMQAPLSGGIRYNGPSAVLFSLAALPQQQLSGPIAVAADFSGRVSAPQLNGLIRADNLTYDNETFGTRLSQMKIAARFSNDRLELTNLSARAGSGTVQAQGSVGLAADSGFPIDLRAKLDNAQLAKSDALAATTSGDILFTYGRDGGLLQGNLNIPEARYQIIRQGSAEVPELTGIRRKSQLVTVRPTDRPKPAPISVIKLDLTVRAANQLFVSGMGLESEWEMNLKVGGTSAAPVIAGGLDLVRGTYSFAGKRFEVTRGTIRFRGGQLTDPDINIQASTTVNGITAVIAITGTGQRPQIAFTSTPALPQDEVLSRLLFGTNPENLSATEAIQLASALNSLRGSGGGGLNPLGKLRSATGFDRLRVLGADEASGRGTSLAAGKYLTDDIYVEIVTDARGFTATQLEIALTRALSLLTSTGSAGGSDARLKYSKDY, from the coding sequence ATGGCGCAGGATAGTCCCGTGACCGAACCGACCGGCGATACGGTCGTCGCGACCAAGCGTCCGCTGTGGCAGCGTATCCTCAAATGGATCCTGTTCGTCGTGCTCGGCCTCGTCATATTGGTCGGGGCGGTGGTGCTGGGCATCAACACCGATCCCGGTCGCCGCTTCGTCGCCAACCGCATCGGCGGCTATACCACGGCGTCGGGGCTCAACATCAAGGTCGGGCGCATCGACGGGTCGCTGTACGGCCAGATGGTCCTGTCCGACGTGCGGGTCGCCGACCCCAAGGGCGTGTTCCTGACCAGCCCCCGGCTGAGCGTCGACTGGCGGCCGTTCGCGTTCGTCGACAACCATGTCGACGTGCGCACGCTGTCGACCGATCTGGTGACGCTCGCGCGCCGTCCGGAACTGAAGCAGACGCCCAGCGACCCGAATGCGCCGCTGCTGCCCGATCTCGACATCGACGTGAACCGGCTGCACGTCGGCCGGCTGGTGCTGGCAAAGCCGGTGACCGGCCAGACGCACATGGTCCGCATCGACGGCGCGGTGCACATCGCCGACCGTCGTGCGCAACTCGTCACCGATGCGGCCGCCCTGAAGGGCGCTGGCGTCGCCGGCGGCGATACGTTGCACCTCAAGCTGGATGCGGTGCCCGAGCAGAACAAGCTCGACATCGACATGAAACTGAACGCCCCGGTCGGCGGCGTCGTCGCGACCATGGGTTCGCTGAAAGCGCCGTTGACCGCGACGGTCGATGGGCGTGGCAGCTGGAAGGCGTGGCAGGGCAAGGCACTCGCCACGCTGGGCGGCGGGCAGCTCGCGAACCTCGACGTCAGTGCGCGCGATGGCCACATCCAGGTCCGCGGCTTCACCACGCCCGGTCTGTACCTGCAGGGGCCGGTCGAACGTCTGACCGTGCCGCGGCTGGACCTGGCGCTGGACACTACGCTCAATGACCGCAAGGCGGATACGCGGCTGACGCTGAAGTCGGACGCGCTGGCGGTCGATGCGGGCGGTCTGCTCGACCTCGCCAACAGCCGCTTCGGCAATTTCGCGGTGGATGCCAAGCTGCTGACGCCGGGCGCGATCGCCCCCAACCTGCGCGGGCGCGACGTGACCGCGCGTGTCGTCCTCGACGGTGCATTCGCGACGCCGACGGTCGACTATAAGGTGAAGGCCGCCGCGATCGGCTTCGGCACGACCACGGTCGAGAATGTCTATGCCGAAGGCCTGGCGCGGGTGAACGCGGACCGCATTCTGGTGCCGGTCAACGCCCGTGCGCGCCGGGTCACCGGATTGAATGCCGCCATTGGCGGGCTGGCGAACAACGTCCGCATCCAGGGCGACTTTGCGATCGCGATGCCGAACATCCTGTCGGACAATCTGCGTATCCGGTCGGACAATATCGACGCGACCGCAGTGATCGTCGCCAACACCCAAACGGGCCGCTACACCGGCGCGCTGAAGGGGCGGGTCAACAACTACCGGCTCGACAGCATCGGCATTCTCAACCTGTCGACCGACGCCAAACTGGTGCCGGGCGCCAATGGCGGGTTCGGGATCACCGGCCGCGTCGTCGCGCAGACCAAGCAGCTGTTCAACAGTGGCGTGCGCGACTTCCTCGGCGGCAATGCGATCGTACGCAGCGACATCGGCTACAGCCCGGAAGGTATCGTCACCTTCCGCAACCTGCGGATGAGCGCGCCAGGATTCCGGATCACCCGCGGCGAGGGCCGGTTCGATCCGGCGAACGGCAGCGTGCTGGTCAACGCCGAAGCCTATTCGGCGCAATACGGGCCATTGTCCGCCCGCGTCACCGGCAGCGCCACCGCGCCCGTCGTGGTGCTGCGCGCGGCCCGACCGGGCGTCGGCATCGGGCTGGTCAACCTCAATGCGCGCGTTGTCGGGCGTAACGGGGCGTATGCCGTCACCGCCAGCGGTGGGACCGATTATGGCCCGTTCACCGCCGACGTGCTGGTCCGGCCGAGCCCGCAGCTCACCGTCGACGTCAACCGCGTCGTGCTGGGCGGCATCGCCGCGCATGGACGCATCGCCGCGACCGCAGCGGGGCCGTTCGCCGGATCGCTGCAGTTCGCGGGGCGCGGTGTGAGTGGTAGCGTGAAGCTGGGCAACCAGGGCGGTTATCAGCGCGCCGATGTCGCCGCACGTGCCTATAACGCCAGCATTCCCGGCGTCGCGGACTTCACCATCGGCCGTGCGATCGTCACCGGCAACGTCGTGATGTTCCCCAAGGCGCCGCAGGTGATCGCCGACGTCCAGGTCGCTGACACCCGCTACAATGCCTTCGTCATCCAGGCGATGCGCGCCAAGGTGAACTATGTCGGCGGTCGCGGCACCGCGCAGGCGCTGCTCACCGGGTCGAGCGGTGTGCCGTTGCGGGTCGCCGTCAACGCGCAATTGTCGCCGGGCAATTATCTAGTCGCCGCGCAGGGTCAGGCGAACAACATCCCGTTCCATACGGTCAATCCGGCGCGCATCACGTCGGTGGCAAGCGCCTATCGCCTTGCGGCGACGCGGATCGACTTCGGCCAGGGGCCGACGGCCGGATCGGCGCGTATCGCCGGTTCGTTCGGCGGCGGCATCACCGCGGCGCAGGCCCGCCTCGATCGGCTCAACCTGTCGATGCTGTCGGCATTCGTGCCCGATCTGGGCTTGTCCGGTGCCGTTACCGGCAGCCTGGACTATCGCCAGCAGGGCAGCGCGATACCGGCCGCCGACGCACGATTGGCGATCAGCGGGTTCCAGCGCACCGGGCTCGCCGCGGTGTCCGAGCCGGTCGATGTGCAGTTCGTCGGCCGTCTCGTCCCCGATGGCGGCGAAGCGCGGGCGCTGATCAAACGCGGGCCGAATACCATCGGTCGCCTGCTCGCGACGCTTCGTCCGTTGCCGCCGGGTGCCGGATCCTGGACGATGCGCCTGATGCAGGCGCCGCTGTCCGGCGGTATCCGCTACAACGGCCCGTCGGCAGTGCTGTTCAGCCTCGCCGCACTGCCGCAGCAGCAATTGTCCGGGCCGATCGCGGTCGCTGCTGACTTTTCGGGCCGGGTATCCGCACCGCAGCTGAACGGCCTGATCCGTGCCGACAACCTCACCTACGACAACGAGACCTTCGGTACCCGCTTGTCGCAGATGAAGATCGCGGCCCGGTTCTCCAACGATCGGCTCGAACTGACCAACCTGTCCGCGCGCGCCGGCAGCGGCACCGTGCAGGCCCAGGGCAGCGTTGGCCTGGCGGCGGATAGCGGCTTCCCGATCGACCTGCGCGCCAAGCTGGACAATGCGCAGCTTGCCAAGAGTGACGCGCTGGCGGCGACGACGTCGGGTGATATCCTGTTCACCTATGGCCGTGACGGCGGGCTGTTGCAGGGCAACCTGAACATTCCCGAGGCCCGCTATCAGATCATCCGGCAGGGTTCGGCAGAGGTCCCTGAACTCACGGGCATTCGGCGCAAGAGCCAATTGGTCACCGTGCGGCCCACCGACCGGCCGAAACCGGCGCCGATCAGCGTCATCAAACTCGATCTGACGGTACGTGCTGCCAACCAGCTGTTCGTGTCCGGCATGGGCCTCGAATCCGAGTGGGAGATGAACCTGAAGGTGGGCGGCACCTCCGCGGCGCCGGTGATTGCCGGCGGCCTCGATCTGGTGCGCGGGACCTATTCGTTCGCGGGCAAGCGCTTCGAGGTGACGCGCGGCACCATCCGCTTCCGGGGTGGTCAGCTGACCGACCCGGACATCAACATCCAGGCGTCGACCACCGTCAACGGGATCACCGCGGTCATCGCGATCACCGGCACCGGCCAGCGTCCACAGATCGCCTTCACCTCCACCCCGGCGCTGCCGCAGGACGAGGTGCTCAGCCGCCTGTTGTTCGGTACCAACCCCGAAAACCTGTCGGCGACCGAGGCGATCCAGCTGGCCAGTGCGCTCAACTCGCTGCGCGGGTCGGGCGGGGGCGGGCTCAACCCGCTCGGCAAGCTACGCTCGGCGACGGGATTCGATCGCCTGCGTGTGCTGGGCGCCGACGAGGCGAGCGGTCGCGGCACCAGCCTGGCGGCGGGCAAGTACCTGACCGACGACATCTACGTCGAGATCGTGACCGATGCCCGCGGCTTCACCGCCACGCAGCTGGAGATCGCACTGACGCGGGCTTTGAGCCTGCTCACCTCCACCGGATCGGCCGGCGGATCGGATGCCCGACTGAAATATTCGAAAGACTATTGA
- a CDS encoding flavin-containing monooxygenase: protein MVEHVDVVVVGAGISGIGQGYHLQTRCPDRSYVILEGRSAIGGTWDLFRYPGIRSDSDMHTLGFSFHPWTNAKSIADGPSIRSYVEETARCYGIDRHIRFRHHVTSAAWSTEDARWTVAVTGPEGQPLVFTCNFLCMCSGYYNYAKGYTPEFAGAERFGGRIVHPQLWPEDLDYAGKRVVVIGSGATAVTLVPEMARTAAHVTMLQRSPTYVVSRPAEDKVANWLRGKLPAKAAYGVTRWKNVLTSMVFYRIAKKQPEKFKQRLINMVRDHLGPDYDVDTHFTPRYNPWDQRLCLVPDADLFESIKRGDAAVMTGTIDGFTETGIHLSSGEDLPADIVVTATGLELQLLSDVRFSKDGAPIDLSKALQYKGMMFSDVPNLAYTFGYTNASWTLKADLVATYVCRLLNTMKKRGLRQATPHNSDASMATEPFVDFSSGYIQRAEHKLPKQGARKPWKLNQNYALDILALRLGSVDDDMEFGNPANGRGHNAALRSVGAM, encoded by the coding sequence ATGGTCGAGCATGTCGACGTAGTCGTGGTGGGTGCCGGTATATCCGGGATCGGGCAGGGCTATCACTTGCAGACGCGCTGCCCGGATCGCAGCTATGTGATCCTCGAAGGGCGGTCCGCGATCGGTGGCACCTGGGACCTGTTTCGCTATCCGGGTATCCGTTCCGACAGCGACATGCACACACTGGGCTTCTCGTTCCACCCGTGGACGAACGCCAAGTCGATCGCGGACGGCCCGTCGATCCGCAGCTATGTTGAGGAAACTGCCCGCTGCTACGGCATTGATCGGCATATCCGCTTCCGCCACCACGTCACCAGTGCCGCATGGTCGACCGAGGATGCGCGCTGGACCGTTGCGGTCACCGGCCCCGAAGGGCAGCCACTGGTGTTCACATGCAACTTCCTGTGCATGTGTTCAGGCTATTACAATTACGCCAAGGGCTACACGCCCGAATTCGCCGGAGCCGAACGCTTCGGCGGGCGGATCGTCCATCCGCAATTGTGGCCGGAAGACCTCGATTACGCCGGCAAGCGCGTGGTCGTGATCGGCAGTGGCGCGACGGCGGTGACGCTGGTGCCCGAAATGGCCAGGACGGCGGCGCATGTCACGATGTTGCAGCGGTCGCCCACCTACGTCGTCTCCCGGCCGGCGGAGGACAAAGTCGCCAACTGGCTACGCGGCAAGCTTCCCGCCAAGGCCGCCTATGGCGTGACCCGCTGGAAGAACGTGCTGACCAGCATGGTCTTCTATCGCATCGCCAAGAAACAGCCCGAGAAGTTCAAGCAGCGCCTGATCAATATGGTGCGCGACCATCTGGGTCCCGACTATGACGTCGATACCCACTTCACGCCCCGCTACAATCCCTGGGACCAGCGGTTATGCCTGGTTCCCGATGCCGATCTGTTCGAAAGCATCAAGCGCGGCGATGCCGCCGTGATGACCGGCACGATCGACGGGTTCACGGAAACCGGCATCCACCTGTCTTCGGGCGAAGACCTGCCCGCCGATATCGTCGTCACGGCAACCGGACTGGAACTCCAGTTGCTCAGCGACGTCCGCTTCAGCAAGGACGGTGCGCCGATCGATCTGTCGAAAGCACTCCAATATAAAGGGATGATGTTCTCGGACGTCCCGAATCTCGCCTATACGTTCGGGTATACCAATGCCTCGTGGACGTTGAAGGCGGATCTGGTGGCGACCTATGTCTGTCGCCTGCTGAACACGATGAAGAAGCGCGGGCTGCGCCAGGCGACCCCGCATAACAGCGATGCGAGCATGGCGACGGAACCGTTCGTCGATTTCAGTTCAGGCTACATCCAGCGCGCCGAGCACAAACTGCCAAAGCAGGGCGCACGCAAGCCGTGGAAGCTCAACCAGAACTACGCGCTCGACATCCTCGCGCTACGTCTGGGTTCCGTCGACGACGATATGGAGTTCGGCAATCCCGCCAACGGGCGTGGACACAATGCCGCGCTACGGTCCGTCGGCGCCATGTGA
- a CDS encoding EAL domain-containing protein: protein MTAAARTDSSEASSAAAGDPVEHISGEIYRFHLLIEIANFQHLRRAIGCERSELLAGLVSERVGRVIANGSVAIIGRTQIACSFRDVGVQAIDRRIAAIDKAIGQPFALDDQLVTIELTYGGASAPAAHVDDVEIIEQAESALAEARVEYRVVTHTVPPRTRLDTIQLARELDAAIDREELVLHYQPKVHVRRQEITSAEALVRWRHPTRGLVMPNDFIPVAEECQLIDRMTLWTIRRAIADQRALATRGHDLRLFINIAGQLLADTAFVREACDLVGGSDAKLGFEITETSVIRDPASAIANLQIFADFGITIAIDDYGAGLSSLAYLKQLPARELKIDKLFVTQLTSSNRDPLIVRSTIDLAHALEMEVVAEGVETHAALALLTVMGCDMVQGFLISRPVVFDSLVQYLEDGRHRAPAPDPLAAFGGFAAHRRLA from the coding sequence ATGACCGCTGCGGCTCGCACAGATTCATCGGAAGCGTCGTCCGCTGCGGCAGGCGACCCGGTCGAGCACATCTCCGGCGAGATCTACCGATTCCATCTGCTGATCGAGATTGCGAATTTCCAGCACCTGCGCCGCGCGATCGGCTGCGAGCGGTCGGAGCTTCTTGCAGGGCTCGTCAGCGAGCGAGTCGGGCGGGTCATCGCCAACGGCAGCGTCGCCATCATCGGCAGAACGCAGATCGCCTGTTCGTTCCGGGATGTCGGCGTTCAGGCCATCGATCGACGCATCGCGGCGATCGACAAGGCGATCGGGCAGCCGTTCGCGCTGGACGATCAACTGGTCACGATCGAATTGACCTACGGCGGCGCCAGCGCGCCCGCCGCCCATGTCGACGACGTCGAGATCATCGAGCAGGCCGAATCCGCCCTGGCTGAGGCGCGCGTCGAATATCGGGTCGTGACCCACACGGTTCCACCCCGCACGCGATTGGATACCATCCAGTTGGCGCGCGAACTGGATGCGGCGATCGATCGGGAAGAACTCGTCCTGCACTATCAGCCGAAGGTGCATGTGCGGCGACAGGAGATCACGAGCGCCGAGGCGCTGGTGCGCTGGCGGCATCCCACGCGCGGTCTGGTCATGCCCAACGACTTCATTCCCGTCGCAGAGGAATGCCAGCTGATCGATCGCATGACGCTGTGGACCATCCGTCGCGCCATCGCCGACCAGCGTGCGCTCGCGACTCGCGGACATGATCTGCGGCTGTTCATCAACATCGCCGGTCAATTGCTCGCCGACACGGCGTTCGTGCGGGAGGCTTGCGATCTGGTCGGCGGCAGCGACGCCAAACTGGGTTTCGAGATCACCGAAACCTCGGTCATTCGCGACCCCGCCAGTGCCATCGCGAACCTTCAGATTTTCGCGGATTTCGGCATAACCATCGCCATCGACGATTATGGTGCCGGTCTGTCGTCACTGGCCTATCTGAAGCAACTGCCCGCGCGCGAACTGAAGATCGACAAGCTGTTCGTCACGCAATTGACCAGTTCCAACCGCGATCCGCTGATCGTGCGATCCACCATCGACCTGGCCCACGCGCTGGAGATGGAAGTCGTTGCCGAGGGCGTCGAAACCCATGCGGCACTCGCGCTGTTGACGGTGATGGGCTGCGACATGGTGCAGGGATTCCTGATCAGCCGTCCGGTCGTATTCGATTCGCTCGTGCAATATCTCGAGGATGGACGACATCGGGCACCGGCGCCCGATCCGCTTGCCGCGTTCGGCGGTTTCGCCGCGCACCGCCGGCTCGCTTGA